The proteins below come from a single Iocasia fonsfrigidae genomic window:
- a CDS encoding tautomerase family protein, with amino-acid sequence MGQIKIYGLEKYLNPIKKDLSDVIHSCVVEAFEYPEDKRFHRFFSMKEEDFYFPSSRSGNYTIIEISIFEGRKKETKKKLIKLLFEKIEKELEISPKDIEITIFETPACNWGIRGSTGDELVLNYKVDV; translated from the coding sequence ATGGGACAAATTAAGATATATGGTTTAGAGAAATATTTAAATCCAATTAAAAAGGATTTATCAGATGTAATTCATTCATGTGTAGTTGAGGCATTTGAATATCCTGAAGATAAAAGGTTTCATAGATTTTTTTCGATGAAAGAGGAAGATTTTTATTTTCCATCGAGTAGAAGTGGGAATTATACGATAATTGAAATAAGTATATTTGAAGGCAGGAAGAAAGAAACTAAGAAGAAATTGATAAAACTATTATTTGAGAAAATAGAAAAAGAATTAGAGATATCTCCTAAAGATATTGAGATAACAATTTTTGAAACGCCTGCATGTAATTGGGGAATAAGAGGAAGTACAGGAGATGAATTAGTTTTAAATTATAAAGTAGATGTTTAA
- a CDS encoding HAD family hydrolase gives MRYDAIIFDFDYTLADSSKGTVECINYALDNMKLSCVPFEDASNTIGLSLKDTFISLTDKKYHSHDNFYLFSELFVKRADEVMAEMTFLFEPIKNEIEKLKDKGFMLGIVSTKFRYRIENILKRDGLIGYFDIIIGGEDVKENKPSPDGLLSAIKKLKKNKEDILYVGDSMTDLKTAKNAGVDFVAVTTGTTTKSKFEKNGVKKIVDNIVKLDNYVG, from the coding sequence ATGAGATATGATGCAATAATATTTGATTTTGATTATACTTTAGCTGATTCTTCAAAAGGTACAGTAGAGTGTATTAATTATGCCCTAGATAATATGAAACTTTCATGTGTACCATTTGAAGATGCCAGTAATACAATTGGATTATCATTAAAAGATACTTTTATAAGTTTAACAGATAAAAAATATCATTCTCATGATAATTTTTATCTGTTTAGTGAGCTATTTGTTAAGCGAGCAGATGAGGTAATGGCTGAAATGACATTTCTTTTTGAGCCTATAAAAAATGAGATAGAAAAACTTAAAGATAAAGGATTTATGTTAGGAATTGTTTCAACAAAATTTAGATATAGGATTGAAAATATACTAAAAAGAGACGGATTGATAGGATATTTTGATATTATTATTGGTGGAGAAGATGTTAAAGAAAACAAACCTAGTCCCGATGGTTTATTATCAGCAATAAAAAAATTAAAGAAGAATAAAGAGGATATTCTTTATGTTGGAGATAGTATGACTGATTTAAAGACAGCTAAAAATGCAGGGGTTGATTTTGTTGCGGTAACAACAGGTACTACAACAAAGAGTAAATTTGAAAAAAATGGTGTTAAAAAAATAGTGGATAATATTGTAAAACTAGATAATTATGTGGGTTAA
- a CDS encoding thiamine pyrophosphate-binding protein, with protein sequence MLVKDLIIKQLEKFGVKHIYNYPGDTTLKFISSLKDSNIKLFSPKHEGTAGLMASAESKLTGNISVCLSHSGPGTANILNGIADAASDRVPMLLISGQVETYNMGTNYKQFVNLAELTNPLTVYSSVLINPESTIDLLYKAVSMAIARGGVSHIIVPMDIWDMESTATCREYPEHLKVKKIPDPGLIQKAVEIINKSEKPVIIYGRGCKNIRNELIEIAEKISAPIISTLPAAGIVDYGFPYEMGVLGHSGNQYASELLKKSDLIIKLTATWWPSDYTPKEPNIIQFDTAKENIGASHPVTLGIPGDISLAIKQLKTNLNEKNNKMWIDHMNEIKNKWIKEVNQGYAENEWPLSPSQIIKAFSENCDENDIISLDSGDNVIFFGKFFGNKCKDVLISGTWRTMGFGLSAALAAKINYPQNNSIVITGDGGLTMVMAELLTAKRYNLPITIILLNNGNLSMEKNRMIAAGLPTEEVELTNPDFVKLAEACGITGVRVDNLDNFKKIIKETHNNEQAVLIDVPVSSPIIPGTKLM encoded by the coding sequence ATGCTGGTTAAAGATCTAATTATAAAACAACTTGAGAAGTTTGGGGTAAAACACATATATAATTATCCAGGTGATACGACATTAAAATTCATATCTTCCTTAAAAGATTCAAATATAAAATTATTTTCACCTAAGCATGAAGGAACAGCTGGCTTAATGGCCTCTGCCGAATCCAAACTAACCGGAAATATATCTGTCTGTCTATCACATAGTGGACCTGGTACAGCCAATATTCTAAATGGAATAGCCGATGCAGCAAGTGACCGTGTACCCATGTTATTAATTAGCGGACAGGTAGAAACATATAATATGGGTACAAATTATAAACAATTTGTCAATCTAGCTGAACTAACAAACCCATTAACTGTATACTCATCTGTTTTAATTAATCCTGAAAGCACAATTGATCTGTTATACAAAGCTGTAAGTATGGCAATTGCTAGAGGTGGTGTCAGTCATATTATAGTACCTATGGATATATGGGACATGGAAAGTACCGCTACTTGTCGGGAATATCCTGAGCATCTGAAAGTAAAGAAAATACCAGACCCTGGTTTAATTCAAAAGGCTGTAGAAATAATCAATAAATCAGAAAAACCAGTAATTATTTATGGTAGGGGTTGTAAAAATATACGCAATGAACTGATTGAAATAGCAGAAAAAATTTCAGCGCCGATAATATCCACTCTACCTGCTGCTGGAATTGTCGATTATGGTTTTCCTTATGAAATGGGTGTTTTAGGTCATAGTGGTAATCAATATGCCTCTGAACTATTAAAAAAATCCGACTTAATAATAAAACTAACAGCGACCTGGTGGCCAAGCGATTATACACCAAAAGAACCGAATATAATACAGTTTGATACAGCAAAAGAAAACATAGGGGCTTCTCATCCTGTTACCCTGGGTATACCTGGTGACATCTCCCTTGCAATAAAACAATTAAAAACTAATCTAAATGAAAAAAATAATAAAATGTGGATAGATCATATGAATGAAATTAAAAATAAATGGATAAAAGAAGTAAACCAAGGCTATGCAGAAAATGAATGGCCTTTGTCACCATCACAGATTATCAAGGCCTTCAGTGAAAACTGTGATGAAAATGATATCATCTCCCTGGATTCAGGAGATAATGTTATTTTCTTTGGAAAATTTTTCGGCAATAAATGTAAGGATGTATTAATATCAGGAACATGGCGAACTATGGGGTTTGGTTTATCTGCTGCACTGGCAGCAAAAATAAACTATCCCCAAAATAATTCAATTGTAATAACCGGTGATGGCGGACTAACTATGGTAATGGCAGAACTTTTAACTGCTAAAAGATATAATCTACCAATCACCATTATTTTATTAAATAATGGAAACCTGTCCATGGAAAAAAATAGAATGATAGCAGCTGGACTCCCTACTGAAGAAGTAGAATTAACCAATCCTGATTTTGTAAAACTCGCAGAGGCATGTGGGATAACAGGAGTTCGTGTTGACAACTTAGATAACTTCAAAAAAATAATAAAAGAAACACATAATAATGAACAAGCAGTCTTAATAGATGTACCTGTTAGTAGTCCTATTATACCTGGTACCAAATTAATGTAA
- a CDS encoding methionine ABC transporter ATP-binding protein codes for MIEISGLSKKYHTAQGTLTALDNVNIQVKEGEIYGVIGPSGAGKSTLIRTLNLLEKPDQGSIIINGQDLTKVTAGKLRNNREKIGMIFQHFNLLTSRTVRGNVSFPLEIAGLSRNKRLKKVAYLLELVGLTDRADHYPAELSGGQKQRVGIARALANDPGVLLSDEATSSLDPESTEAVLNLLKRIRDELNLTIILITHEMDVIKDICDRVAVMEKGKIIEEGKVIDLFANPQQNLTRRFIRTVIDYNLPEGLNNIKQQGQLIRVSFMGESTHQPLISLLVRKFHLDANILYGRIDDIQGIPFGTLILDLEGDDQSISKGIEFLSNNGLSLEVLAGE; via the coding sequence ATGATTGAAATTAGTGGTTTATCAAAGAAATATCATACAGCCCAGGGAACACTGACTGCTCTTGATAATGTGAATATACAGGTTAAAGAGGGTGAAATTTATGGTGTAATAGGGCCGAGTGGGGCAGGCAAGAGTACTCTAATCAGGACACTTAACTTACTTGAGAAACCTGATCAGGGGAGTATAATAATTAATGGACAGGATCTGACAAAAGTCACAGCCGGGAAATTAAGGAATAATAGAGAAAAGATTGGTATGATCTTTCAACACTTTAATTTGCTTACGTCCCGGACTGTAAGGGGAAATGTATCTTTTCCCCTGGAAATAGCTGGTCTATCCAGGAATAAACGGTTAAAAAAGGTTGCTTATCTACTGGAATTAGTCGGCCTAACAGATAGGGCTGATCATTATCCTGCTGAACTTAGTGGTGGTCAGAAACAGAGGGTTGGAATTGCCCGGGCGCTGGCTAATGATCCAGGGGTTCTTCTTTCTGATGAGGCGACTTCTTCACTTGATCCGGAGAGTACAGAAGCTGTACTTAACCTTTTAAAGAGAATCAGGGATGAATTAAATTTAACTATAATCTTGATAACACATGAAATGGATGTTATTAAAGATATCTGTGATAGAGTAGCTGTGATGGAAAAGGGTAAGATTATTGAGGAAGGTAAGGTAATAGACCTTTTTGCCAATCCTCAGCAGAATTTGACGAGGCGTTTTATTAGAACTGTTATTGATTATAATCTGCCAGAAGGTTTGAATAATATTAAGCAGCAGGGTCAACTAATTAGGGTATCTTTTATGGGTGAGTCTACCCATCAACCTTTAATCTCTCTGCTGGTAAGAAAATTTCATCTTGATGCTAATATTCTTTATGGGAGAATTGATGATATTCAAGGAATTCCTTTTGGTACTTTAATACTTGACCTGGAGGGTGATGACCAGTCAATTAGTAAAGGGATTGAATTTTTAAGTAATAATGGTTTATCTCTGGAGGTGTTGGCAGGTGAGTGA
- a CDS encoding HAD family hydrolase, whose amino-acid sequence MIKAVIFDIDDTLISHTLAIKQGSKDFYGEFIAEKGITLSEFQEIWKEEHDKYVEQYLKKEITFQEQRILRLKGVFSRFGENISSAEAKEYFNYYLSAYENNWTLFSDVCLDLLNEYLLGIISDGDSDQQRQKLKNKGIIDYFNTVVISGDLGISKPDKRIYKKCLNDLDINSYEALYIGDNYKKDFIGAISSGLYGALIDRKADKKIEYVENGFIINSLEVIPEIIKEINTNKDVG is encoded by the coding sequence ATGATAAAAGCAGTTATCTTTGACATTGATGATACCTTAATTAGTCATACACTAGCAATTAAACAGGGAAGTAAGGATTTTTATGGTGAGTTTATAGCTGAAAAGGGAATCACACTAAGTGAATTTCAAGAAATATGGAAAGAAGAGCATGATAAGTATGTGGAACAATATTTAAAAAAGGAGATTACATTTCAAGAACAAAGAATATTGAGATTAAAAGGTGTTTTTTCAAGGTTTGGCGAAAATATATCTAGTGCAGAAGCAAAAGAATATTTTAATTATTATTTATCCGCTTATGAGAATAACTGGACTTTATTTTCTGATGTATGTTTAGACTTACTAAATGAATATTTGCTTGGAATTATATCTGATGGAGACTCAGATCAACAAAGACAGAAATTAAAAAATAAAGGCATAATAGATTATTTTAATACAGTAGTTATTTCTGGTGATTTAGGTATATCTAAACCTGATAAGAGGATATACAAAAAATGCTTAAATGATTTGGATATTAATTCTTATGAAGCTTTATATATTGGGGATAATTATAAAAAAGATTTTATAGGAGCTATTAGTTCTGGACTATATGGTGCGTTAATTGATAGAAAAGCAGATAAAAAAATTGAGTATGTTGAGAACGGTTTTATTATTAATTCGTTAGAAGTAATTCCAGAGATAATTAAAGAAATAAATACAAATAAAGATGTTGGGTAG
- a CDS encoding transglutaminase-like domain-containing protein, producing the protein MKEKILNYYLQFSTYTNPGCYVDFLKSLTDDISELGNLITHQVIHRVTLKNGNTSANSDKKYGDMDRYPWHRLRCDDDVLLTSLAMVGELLRLDERGFKKDRAVEDKIVVTCRYVSVLMTSILKSKGVPTRCRSGFAPYLLPDISADHWINQYWSIKENRWINIDADGFFDDLDFSQFDIPDDEFDWAAKTWLDIRTGRKDSNKIVYAAGQHGLEAAIRAIFYDFHSLMNNEISYNFQPSYISGRFEQLTEKEFKEIDKLAKLMLEPDKNFEKLINVWNNEKKFRVLNSPLIGDNDHKSNT; encoded by the coding sequence ATGAAAGAAAAAATATTAAATTATTATTTACAATTTAGCACTTATACTAATCCAGGTTGCTATGTAGATTTTCTAAAATCATTAACAGATGACATTTCTGAACTAGGTAATTTAATAACTCACCAAGTAATTCATAGAGTAACATTAAAAAATGGAAATACTAGTGCAAATTCTGATAAAAAATACGGGGATATGGATAGATATCCTTGGCATAGATTAAGATGTGATGATGATGTTCTTTTAACATCTTTAGCAATGGTTGGTGAACTTTTACGATTAGATGAAAGAGGATTTAAAAAAGATAGGGCTGTGGAAGACAAAATTGTAGTTACATGCCGGTATGTATCTGTGTTAATGACTTCAATTCTTAAATCAAAAGGTGTTCCAACACGATGCAGGTCAGGCTTTGCACCATATCTATTACCTGATATTAGTGCTGATCACTGGATAAATCAATATTGGAGTATAAAAGAAAATAGGTGGATTAATATTGATGCTGATGGTTTTTTTGATGATTTAGATTTTAGTCAGTTTGATATTCCTGATGATGAATTTGATTGGGCTGCAAAAACATGGCTTGATATTAGAACAGGAAGAAAAGATAGTAATAAAATTGTTTATGCTGCTGGTCAACATGGGTTAGAAGCTGCAATTAGAGCAATATTTTATGATTTTCATAGTTTGATGAATAATGAAATATCTTATAATTTCCAACCAAGTTATATTTCAGGTAGATTTGAACAATTGACCGAAAAAGAATTTAAAGAAATAGATAAATTGGCAAAACTTATGTTAGAACCTGATAAAAACTTTGAAAAATTGATTAATGTTTGGAATAATGAAAAAAAATTCAGGGTATTGAATAGTCCTTTAATTGGGGATAATGATCATAAATCAAATACATAA
- a CDS encoding methionine ABC transporter permease — protein MLSKYNQLVWDGTLETLYMVFVSLLIAVLLGIPLGILTAVTRKGHILSNGIINRVLNSIINLGRSIPFIILMVSIIPLTRLIVGTSIGTTAAIVPLAVAAIPFVGRIVDNALLEISPGVIEAAKSMGATPVQIIFKVLLPESLPSLILGITLTMINLIAYSAMAGAVGGGGLGDIAIRYGYQRFKIGVMIETIVILVLLVQIIQWIGNKLAAYFDHR, from the coding sequence ATGTTGAGTAAATATAATCAGTTGGTCTGGGATGGTACTTTAGAAACATTATATATGGTGTTTGTTTCATTGTTAATAGCTGTTCTTTTGGGAATACCCCTGGGTATATTGACGGCTGTAACCCGTAAGGGGCATATATTATCCAATGGTATTATAAATAGGGTCTTAAATAGTATTATCAACCTGGGTCGGTCGATACCCTTTATTATTCTTATGGTATCAATTATACCATTGACCAGATTAATAGTTGGTACTTCTATTGGCACTACTGCAGCTATAGTACCTCTGGCAGTTGCAGCTATTCCTTTTGTAGGCAGGATTGTTGATAATGCCTTATTGGAAATCAGTCCTGGTGTAATAGAGGCTGCTAAGTCAATGGGAGCAACCCCTGTTCAAATTATATTTAAGGTTTTACTACCAGAATCACTACCTTCCTTGATACTTGGTATTACTCTGACAATGATTAATTTAATTGCCTATTCTGCTATGGCCGGTGCAGTTGGAGGAGGTGGTCTTGGAGATATAGCGATAAGGTATGGGTACCAGAGGTTTAAAATTGGAGTAATGATAGAGACGATAGTGATTTTAGTTTTATTAGTTCAAATTATCCAATGGATTGGAAATAAATTGGCTGCTTATTTTGATCATAGATAA
- a CDS encoding chromate transporter gives MSILLINLYLSFLKIGFFGFGGGYAMISLIQEELINHGWLGLEDFVNIIAIAEMTPGPIAINSGTFVGFKVSTLLGSLAATIGVITPSFILVLILAYFFKKIKDSNYVNSILLFLRPAVIGLITAAAFTIGKTSVIDLTGFIITSAVIFLMLKTSIHPILVIVLAGLSGMIIYA, from the coding sequence ATGTCTATATTATTAATTAATCTATACTTATCCTTTTTAAAGATAGGTTTTTTCGGGTTTGGCGGGGGATATGCCATGATTTCATTAATTCAGGAGGAATTGATAAATCACGGCTGGCTGGGCCTTGAAGATTTTGTCAATATTATTGCCATTGCTGAGATGACACCAGGACCGATAGCAATTAATAGTGGTACTTTTGTGGGGTTTAAAGTATCAACCTTATTAGGTTCACTGGCTGCCACTATAGGTGTGATAACACCATCATTTATATTAGTCTTAATTCTGGCGTATTTTTTTAAAAAAATTAAGGACTCTAATTATGTCAATAGTATACTACTGTTTTTAAGACCAGCAGTAATTGGGTTAATTACTGCGGCTGCTTTTACAATAGGAAAAACGAGTGTTATTGACCTGACAGGTTTTATTATTACTTCAGCTGTTATTTTTTTAATGTTAAAAACCAGTATTCATCCAATCTTGGTCATAGTCTTGGCAGGTTTATCCGGCATGATTATTTATGCCTGA
- a CDS encoding NUDIX hydrolase: MICCGSRKTKPYIRVTTLGLARRQDEILVTEGVDALADTHFYRFPGGGVEFWETSEEALKREFMEELNAEILSANYLCKIENIFEFEGEKKHEIILIYEVKLPNEYYEKEEMILNENGAIGKALWIDKHEFLNEEKILYPTEIKKWL, from the coding sequence ATTATATGTTGTGGGAGTAGAAAAACAAAACCATATATAAGAGTAACTACATTAGGATTAGCCCGAAGACAAGATGAAATTTTAGTAACAGAGGGAGTTGATGCACTAGCTGATACTCACTTTTATAGGTTTCCTGGTGGAGGGGTTGAATTTTGGGAGACTAGTGAAGAGGCATTGAAAAGAGAGTTTATGGAAGAACTAAATGCGGAAATATTGTCTGCTAACTATTTATGTAAAATAGAGAATATATTTGAGTTTGAAGGTGAAAAGAAACACGAAATAATTCTTATATATGAAGTGAAATTGCCAAACGAGTATTATGAAAAAGAAGAAATGATATTAAATGAAAATGGAGCTATAGGAAAAGCTCTATGGATAGATAAGCATGAGTTTTTAAATGAGGAAAAGATTTTATATCCTACAGAAATTAAAAAGTGGTTATAA
- a CDS encoding tyrosine-type recombinase/integrase, producing the protein MQLKEGVPQGKGKKDRYTIISDTALLYLRAYRAKYKIYEWLFPGRGEKHLSVRSVQKLFKKAVSKANIKKDVSVHSLRHSFATQLLENGTDIRYIQEFLGHKSY; encoded by the coding sequence TTGCAATTAAAGGAAGGAGTTCCTCAAGGTAAAGGTAAAAAAGATAGATATACAATTATTTCTGATACTGCTCTTTTGTATCTTCGAGCATATAGAGCAAAATATAAAATTTATGAATGGTTATTTCCAGGACGGGGAGAAAAACATTTAAGCGTAAGGTCTGTTCAAAAACTTTTTAAAAAAGCAGTTAGTAAAGCAAATATAAAAAAAGATGTATCTGTTCATTCATTACGCCACTCATTTGCAACACAGCTTTTAGAAAACGGTACTGATATCAGGTATATCCAAGAGTTTTTAGGTCATAAAAGTTACTAA
- a CDS encoding DUF998 domain-containing protein: MNLWNSKLSWAILIIAILGDFIVAYVLSFYYPKYSHTKQVMSVLGSPQSPVSIIYNIWLVILGLLFIYSAINFYIVFSSVSKSYAMIGFILLLIFAIGAGILSGIFSVNVSKELETLASKVHGIGSGLGFIALTFIPLIVCFLLYKSNDNTTAIISLIFFLISLVLFVLFVVSEKESYQNTIVGLSGLWQRLLLASMYMPLLIIAIKYIMKDSVK; this comes from the coding sequence ATGAATTTATGGAATTCTAAGTTAAGTTGGGCTATTTTAATAATAGCAATTTTAGGAGATTTTATAGTTGCTTATGTATTGTCGTTCTATTATCCTAAATATAGCCATACTAAACAAGTTATGAGTGTTTTGGGTAGTCCTCAAAGTCCTGTTTCAATAATTTATAATATTTGGTTAGTAATTTTAGGATTATTATTTATTTATTCTGCTATAAATTTTTATATTGTTTTTTCTTCAGTGTCTAAAAGTTATGCAATGATAGGATTTATTTTACTATTGATTTTTGCAATAGGTGCTGGTATTTTATCTGGTATATTTAGTGTAAATGTAAGTAAAGAATTAGAAACTCTTGCTTCTAAAGTTCATGGAATTGGGTCAGGATTAGGATTTATAGCTTTGACATTTATTCCGTTAATAGTATGTTTTCTTTTGTATAAGAGTAATGATAATACAACTGCAATAATATCACTTATTTTTTTCTTAATTAGTCTTGTTTTATTTGTTTTATTTGTAGTTTCAGAAAAAGAATCGTATCAAAATACTATAGTGGGTTTAAGTGGACTTTGGCAACGATTATTACTGGCAAGTATGTATATGCCATTATTAATCATTGCTATTAAGTATATTATGAAAGATAGTGTTAAATAA
- the ltrA gene encoding group II intron reverse transcriptase/maturase gives METKLARIAEVARNRPNERFTSLIHLINYELIVKCHHELAGNKAAGVDEVTKAEYGKNLPGNVKSLIARMKRWAYRPLPAKRVYIPKENGKKRPLGIPAYEDKLVQKALSKILNAIYEEDFLECSFGFRPGRNCHDALRILGRIVNRDDINYVVDTDIKGFFDNVDHGWMMKFIDHRIKDPNIQRLISRLLRAGVMEAGIKYDTPQGTPQGGVCSPIMANLYLHHVVDLWFNKTMRKELKGKAYMVRYADDIIFCLQYKEDVKYFYKAMKERISKFGLELSEEKTKIVNVSADDDNDTFDFLGFTHYIGKCKDGIKRLKRKTSNKRYHRSIMRCKSWLKYNRTLPVKELMRKLNRKLTGTYNYYAVSDNSKSIDSLYDEVQKLVYKWLNRRSQKKSFDWEKFEIFLEKYPIVKPRIKVNLYRLGAGASYVR, from the coding sequence GTGGAAACGAAACTTGCAAGAATAGCTGAAGTAGCTAGAAATAGACCTAATGAAAGATTTACATCACTAATACATCTAATTAATTATGAATTGATAGTCAAATGTCATCATGAACTAGCTGGAAACAAAGCAGCTGGAGTAGATGAAGTAACAAAAGCGGAGTATGGAAAGAATCTTCCAGGGAATGTTAAGAGCTTAATAGCTAGAATGAAAAGATGGGCATATAGGCCATTACCTGCGAAAAGGGTATATATTCCAAAAGAAAATGGGAAGAAGAGACCGCTAGGGATTCCAGCATACGAAGACAAACTAGTTCAAAAGGCACTATCAAAGATTCTAAATGCGATATATGAAGAAGACTTTCTTGAATGTTCATTTGGTTTTCGTCCAGGAAGAAACTGTCATGATGCCTTGAGAATATTAGGAAGAATAGTTAACAGAGATGATATTAACTATGTAGTTGATACAGATATTAAAGGATTCTTTGATAATGTAGACCACGGGTGGATGATGAAATTCATTGACCATCGAATTAAAGATCCTAATATACAACGACTCATATCGAGACTTCTTCGGGCTGGAGTCATGGAGGCAGGAATAAAATATGACACTCCACAAGGAACACCGCAAGGTGGAGTCTGTTCTCCAATTATGGCGAATTTATATCTACATCATGTTGTTGACCTATGGTTTAATAAAACAATGCGTAAAGAGTTAAAGGGTAAAGCTTATATGGTGAGATACGCAGATGATATAATATTTTGCCTACAGTATAAAGAAGATGTAAAATACTTCTATAAAGCAATGAAAGAAAGAATATCCAAATTCGGTTTAGAGTTATCAGAAGAGAAAACTAAGATAGTAAATGTATCTGCTGATGATGACAATGACACATTTGATTTTCTTGGATTTACCCATTATATTGGTAAATGTAAGGATGGAATCAAACGACTAAAGAGAAAGACAAGTAATAAGCGATATCATCGTAGTATAATGAGATGTAAATCCTGGCTAAAATATAATAGAACTCTTCCAGTAAAAGAACTTATGAGGAAGTTAAACAGAAAACTAACAGGAACATACAACTATTATGCAGTATCAGATAACAGCAAAAGTATTGATAGCCTGTATGATGAGGTTCAAAAGCTAGTTTATAAATGGTTAAACAGACGCAGTCAAAAGAAAAGCTTTGACTGGGAGAAGTTCGAAATATTCTTGGAGAAATATCCTATTGTCAAGCCAAGAATAAAAGTAAATTTATATAGATTAGGTGCTGGTGCTAGTTATGTTAGGTGA
- a CDS encoding MetQ/NlpA family ABC transporter substrate-binding protein produces MKKILILVLVLGILISGSTAVLAGARVIKVGATPVPHAEILEFAKPILAEEGITLEIVEFTDYVTPNLALNDGSIDVNFFQHLPYLESFNADHGLNLVSVAKIHVEPFGLYSTKINSIDELPDGGIIAVPSDPSNEGRALLLLANKGYIELDAENELEATPFDISSNPKKLKFKELEAAQLPRVLPDVTAAFINTNYALEAGLNPLKDALIIEGDESPYANILVVSKKNQNDELVQTLVKVMKSEEIRNFILEEYKGAVVPVF; encoded by the coding sequence ATGAAGAAAATATTAATTTTAGTATTGGTTTTAGGAATCTTAATTAGTGGGTCTACTGCTGTGCTGGCCGGGGCTAGGGTTATTAAGGTAGGTGCTACCCCTGTACCTCATGCAGAAATACTGGAGTTTGCTAAACCAATTCTGGCAGAAGAGGGAATAACATTAGAGATTGTAGAGTTTACTGACTATGTAACACCAAACCTAGCCTTAAATGATGGGAGTATAGATGTTAATTTCTTTCAGCACCTCCCATATTTAGAAAGTTTTAATGCAGACCACGGTCTTAATCTAGTATCAGTTGCTAAAATACATGTTGAGCCTTTTGGTTTATATTCAACTAAAATTAATTCAATAGATGAATTACCAGATGGAGGGATAATAGCGGTACCAAGTGACCCTTCAAATGAAGGAAGAGCCTTATTATTACTGGCAAATAAGGGTTACATTGAATTAGATGCTGAAAATGAGCTAGAGGCAACTCCTTTTGATATTAGTAGTAATCCTAAGAAATTGAAATTCAAGGAATTAGAGGCAGCACAACTACCGAGGGTTTTACCTGATGTAACAGCTGCTTTCATAAACACTAATTATGCTCTTGAGGCTGGTTTAAATCCCCTTAAAGATGCTCTGATTATTGAAGGTGATGAATCCCCTTATGCTAATATTTTAGTAGTTAGCAAAAAAAATCAAAATGATGAATTAGTCCAAACACTTGTAAAGGTAATGAAATCTGAGGAGATAAGGAATTTCATTTTAGAAGAATATAAGGGGGCTGTTGTCCCAGTATTTTAG